Below is a genomic region from Nitrospira lenta.
GACTCGCCTCGAAAGCGGGCGTCCTCGCAAGGGGACCGTGGGTTCAAATCCCACCCTCTCCGCCAAACAGCACTCGCTCGATCCGGAATCATTCTTATGGTACGTGGCAATGAGATAAGTTCTGTGTGCGTTTCTTAAATCCTCGCCTGTCCCTTCGCCTTCTCCCCTAAGACCCGCCGTAATTCGACCATCGCCAGCGTGTCGCGCTTGCAGTAGGCCAACAGCGCCTCCTGAATCTTTGCCCGCTCGATCCAGTCCGTCTCAACGAACACCATCTTGTAGTATTCAGACGCAGCCTGCCCGCCTTCTCGGATAGTGAGATCGTCATACCGCAACGAGGGAACCAGTGCCGGCAGCACTTCTTTCAGCGAAAAGGAACCGCCGAACTCGGGATGATAATAATGTTCTTTGACAATCGGGTGCAGATCCCAAATCCGTTTCACCAATGCCTTGAGCGCGGTTCGTTGTTCAGGAAGAAACTCAGCCAGCTGCTCGATCACAGACTGTTCATACGAAGAGTAGACACAGATGCTCCCCTTGCTTCCCAGGGAATTCAGGAGAGACTCGGCCAATGACTTGCGCGGATCGGTCCCTTCTGTGTGCAGAAACTCGTGATGCACAAGCTCGCCGGAATCCTGCTCGATGTGATTCGACCATTGCACCGGCAGCGCTTGATACGGACGAGTCCCGGCAAACCGCGGCACGGCCAGCATGACGGTTTCAAAATCAAGATGATGAACGGGAAGCCGTACGGTCTTGAGTGCGGCCTCCAATTTCTCGGACATCCACTCTACATTCTCTTTAACTTTCCGCTGAACCGCCGACAGCTTTGTGCCATCGGGAATCGCATCGATGGTCACGATACCCTGCTCAGCCAGTTGGCTGGCAATCTGCTTGGCGCCGGGCAGATGAAAGATCCACCGTGCAGGCTTCTGACTTGTGCAATGCGCCCAGAAAGGACATTCATACGGCGTGAAACAATGGCGATCCGGGTCGATCACGGGAGCGGTCGATGCGAGTAACATCGCCTTCATCGCGCTTATCCGGTCCGGCACGGTCACCTGCCGTTCCAGCACAATTGAAGAAAGCTCCTCAATTGCAAACAGTTCGTTCAGATCAACCTCGCCGCCGGCATAGGTATAGGCGGTATTGATACGCATGAGATGACAGCTGACGATGTTCAGCCCAGCCCCCACCAGCACATGGCGCTGCAGCGCCAGATCGTCCAGGTGCACATCCTTCACTTTGGTGGACGATTTCACCTCGATCAACCGCCACGCTGCCGGGGCTCCATCTTCTGTTCGTACCCGCTCCAGAATATCCACACGGACGAGCACGCCATCGGCCATCAACGCCGCTTCGAAAATCGCCGGCACGGACTCGTCGGCCATCAGCGTCGCGGTTTGAGCCAGCGCCGCCTCGGTCTTGCGATACCCGGCCGCCACCAGATGACCACCGGGAAAACGGCGCCGGGCCAACTCACCGACGTCCGTCCCCATGTCCAGAATCGCCTGAGTCCCCGCATCAGGGAGCGTTGCAAGATAGGGCTGGTAGATGTCCAGATACAGGCGCTTATGGCACTGGAGACCGGAGATATATTTGGACTTCGATAAACGAGGCGTTTTTCGAATCTCGTCTTGCGGAAGATCTATTATTTTTTCCACCATAGCCTGACCCTAACGAACGATGCCGCATTTGTCTAGCCGAGCATCGCCTCAGTTCTGCTAGGATAGGCGCACATGGCCTCCCGCATCGCAGACATCCGCAAATCCGTGCTTACCCTGGCCCTGCCGGTCACTGTCAGCAGTCTCCTTCAACGAACCGAAGGCATCGTCGCGGTCTTTTTGGTTGGGGGACTCGGCGTCATTCCCATTGCCGCCGTCGGCCTGGGACAGCTCCTGGCGTTCATCGCCACTACCCTGGTCTCAGGTCTCTCAGTAGGATCGAATGTCATCATCGCCCAGCTCTGGGGAGCCAAACGGCAACGGGATGCCGGAGAAGCCGCCCGGCACTTTCTCGGAATTTCCCTTGCCGTCTCGCTGGTGCTGGCGACGCTGGGCATGACGCTGAATCACGTTGCGATGGACTTGCTGGGAGCTGAGCCCGGCGTCATTGCGCTCGCGATTCCCTATTCAACGATCATCTTTCTGGTGATTCCCTTCACCGTGCTGCTTCAGGTTTTGTCCTCAATCCTACAGGGTACCGGTGATACACGCACGCCGATGTACGCCATGATCCTGGTGAACTTGCTGCACATCGGAATTGCCTACCCCCTCGTCTATGGGTATTGGGGCCTGCCCGCACTGGGTGTCAAAGGAGCCGCGATTGCCGTGGGGATCGCCGAAGCCATCGGCGTGGCCTTTCTCTGGCGGCGCAGCCGTCCCATATTGCACTCGTCCACGCACATCCGGCTGGATCTCATTCGAACCATGTGGCATGTCGGTGCGCCGGTCTCAGGCGAGCGGATCGTGCAGCAGGCGGGCATCCTCATCTATACGAAACTCGTGCTCCTCTACGGCACCGTGTCTTACGCAGCCCATCAGGTGGGACTCTCCATCGAGTCGCTGTCGTTTTTGCCAGGCTATGGCTTTGCCATCGCCGCCGCGACGATGGTCGGCCAGAGCATCGGCGCCGGCAAATACACCAGAGCGAAGCTAGAGAACTGGGAAGCCAACCGCCTCGCGATCGTCATCATGGCCAGCATGGGCGTCGTGTTTTTCTTTTTCCCCTATCTGCTCTTGCGCGCCTTTACCACCGATGACGCCGTCATCGAGCTCGGCACGGTGTTTCTCAAAATTGTCGCCGTCCTGCAGATCCCGCTCGCGCTCACGATGGTAATCGCGGGATCGCTGCGCGGAGCGGGAGATACCCGATTCATCATGGGTGCAACGATGGTGGGCATGTGGGGCGTGCGTGTGCCGATGGCGTTGATTGTCGCCCTCTGGCTGCACCTCTCGGTGTTCTATGTCTGGATGGCGATGATCGCGGACTGGACCGTGAGAATGGCGTTGCTGCTCTGGCGCTACCGATCGGAACGGTGGAAAACGATTCGCGTCATCAAAACAGCGCGCACGGTATGAGCTGAATACTTTCCCATACCCTCACCTAACACTGCGTTCGTTCCTCAGCTGGCGGCCTCGTATCCTTCCCGTTCCCGACGCGCACCTCGATCCGACCCACGCCTTTCACGTTGGCGCAGAGGTCGTCGAGTCCCGGCGTAATCAAGCGATAGGGTCCACCCTTTCCATCGGGTAGCGGCTCGCCGTTGAGTTCATAGAGCAGGAGGCCGAAATCCCTCGCCTGCTGCAGCGTGAGCGTGGCGGCATACTTGCCGTCGAGCGAATGAAACGTCACATGATCGGCCTCGATCGCCAGCGCCGGTACATCGAGCAAGCCCTTCACCTTGATCGCCCGCCCCTGCATTCCCGGCATGACGGTACTAACGTCCTCGACATGATGCTCCGCCGGAAGTTGCCGGAGGGTCGCACGATCAAGTGAAACCGCCTGCACCACCGCCCCATCGATTCGCACGACTCCTGCCCCCTTCTTGTCCTGCTCGGTAATCGTCTTAATCATCGCCGTCATCGCCTCATTCACGGGAGTCGGAATACCCAACTCGCGTCCTTTCTGAACAATGTAGCCGTTCAAATACCCAATTTCCGTCTGCCGGCCCGCCTTCCAATCATCGTACATCGACGTATGGATATCCCGAATCTCCTGCGTCGCCTTGACGACCCGCTCCGCCATATCCGCCGGAAGCGGCACCTTAACCGCCGCCGAGACCGCTGCGACTTCATCGACGATCTGATGAATCACCCGCATCATCTCCGGGTGATCCAACGCCTTGGCCACCTTGTCGTCGATCAAGACGGTGATCGGATTGAAGACACAGTTCCAACACATCTTCTCCCACTTACTCCGGCGGATATCTTTCGAGAGATGGCAGGGAATACCAGCCGCCGTGAACAGATCCTTGATCTTGAGCAGGCGATCACTCTCATGCCCCATCAATTCGCCGATCGCCACCGCTCCTTTTTTATAGTGGTCGATCACCCCAGGCGCGGCAATTTTCGAATAGATGAACGCCACACCGCCAACGACACAGTCCCGTGTGGTGCGTGCGATAATCCGGTCTTCGGTATCGATGCCGTTTTGCAAGGTAAGGATGACAGTTTTATCCGTGAGTACCGGCTCGATCTGCATCATAACCTCGTCGAGGTCGAACGCCTTCACGCCCAGAATAATCAGATCCGGTTTCGGCAGATCCCGGACATCCGATGCCGCCTGCGGGCGAACGGTGAACGTCCCGCTCGCACTGCGAATCGTCAATCCGTCCTGCTTCACCGCCGCCAGCGTCTTGGGCCTGAGCAGAAACGACACATTCGGATTGTTTTTGGCGAGATGCGCGCCGAAAAACCCGCCCACAGACCCGGCCCCGACCATCAGAATATTCTTCATGATCACTCCCTTATTTACGACGGCCGTACTATAGCAGGCCGCCGAACTAGGATAAAATACCTTGCCATGAGCCAGCACCTTTTGCATGAAGCGCATACTCGCATAGTCTCAGCCCAAGCCATCACCATCTTGACCGGCGCCGGCATCTCTGCGGACAGTGGCGTCCCGACATTTCGTGGGGCCGATGGGCTATGGCGTAATTTTCGAGCGGAAGAACTGGCGACCCCGGAGGCATTTGAGCAGGACCCTCTATTGGTCTGGGAATGGTACAACTGGCGACGAGAACTTATTGTCACGAAACAGCCTAACGACGCCCATCACGCTGTCGCAGCATTGGAGTCGCGCGTCAACGATTTCTGGCTCATCACACAAAACGTGGACGGACTACACCGCACGGCCGGCTCTACCAAGCTGTCGGAGATTCACGGCAACATCTGGATGGTGCGCTGCATGGCATGCGGCGCCGTTACGGAAAACCACCAGGTTCCGCTGCCGCTCCTGCCCCATTGCGGACAGTGCGGAGGGCTGTTGCGTCCTCATATCGTCTGGTTCGGTGAATCCTTACAGGAGGAGGATCTTGCCCGCTGCGCAAAACAGTTGCAGATCTGTGACGTACTGCTCGTGATCGGCACCTCCGGCGTGGTATATCCGGCGGCGGGGTTTGCTTCGATCGCGAAAGAGGCCGGTGCCTATGTGATTGAAGTGAATCTCGATCCGACGCCGCAATCCGATCTCGTCGACATCGCACTGCACGGACGCGCAAAGGAACTCGTACCGCTTTTGTTACAGGCGAGTGAGTAACGGTTGGAGTTGTTCAAGAGACCGGATGCGATGAATCCCCGGCGCGACCTCTGCCTCTGACCGGTCGATCAGTACACTCGTGAGTCCAGCCTTCGTCGCGCCTTCCACATCTTCTTTCAAACTGTCCCCGACATGTACCGCATCTCCGGGATCGACGGCATGCTTCTCCAGGGCAAGGTTGAATATTTTCGGAGCAGGTTTCGCCGCCTGAGACAAACTGGAAATCGTGATCGTGTCGAAAAACTGTTCAATACCCAGCCCCCGCAACACCGGAAAGAGTCGCGAGTCGAAGTTTGAGATAATCCCCAATTCCAATCCTTGTGCCTTGAGCTGACGCAGCACCACTTCGGTCTCGGGGTAAAGCTTCCAGGTTTTCGGATCTCCGAATACTTGAAAGACTTCCTCGAAGAATTCGTCAAACCCTTCGAACATTCCCACTCGATAAAACACATTATGGACGATATCAAACCACCAGAGCCGCTCACTTTGCTTCAAGGCAGCCGGCTCCGTCGGGGCAAAGACCGGCGGCGAAGCATCCTTGAAGGCCCGGCTGAAGGCCTGCGTGATGGACGCCAGCGAGGTCGGGGTCTGCCGAAACCCGTGGCGCACGGCATACTGCAAATAGATCTCGGCGACCGATCCATTGATGTGAAACAATGTCTGTGCTGCATCAAAAAAAATGACTTGGTACGAGGCCATCACAACCATCTCCCCTCAATGCCATCACACATCAGAAAGCGTGCGGGATTGTAAGGCGCTGATAACGCAGAGTCAAAACCGAGCACTATCCTGCGTTTTCTTGACAAAGAATACCCCCGCTGCTAGCTTCATAATACTTCAATACAATTGGAGAGTTACGTGTCTTCTTCTATTTTCATCATCGATAGCAGTCCGGCCGTCAGGCGAATGGTTGAGCAAATCTCAACCCCTGAAGGATTTGATGTCGTCGGATTTCAGGACGGTCCTGCCGCCCTCGAAGCGGCCCGCCGCATCAGTCCGGCACTCATCATCGCCGATTACCATCTCGACAACATCACGTTCTCCGGCTTCTGCAAAGAAGTGAACAGACTCGACAACCTAAGCGAAACCTATCTGATCTCGCTGGTCAATCCAGCCGATCGCCCGGACGAAAGTCTCCTTAAAACTCTGGGTGTGAAAGCTTTTTTGAATAAGCCGTTTCAATCAGAAGATTTGCTCGATGTCATCAAGAGCCTACAGCAACAAACACAACCACAGCAGAATGGCAATCGCCTTAAGCGTCGAGTCTGGCCCCCCGACTCCACATCGACCGACACAGATGATGATGACGCGGTGATGGACCAGTTGGACGTCGCCGATGAGCAGGAGGATCTCACCATGGCCCATCCGCCGGAATCCACGACCACCACGAAAGCCGCGCCGGTCGCCGCCGGCCCTGAAGAAGCGATGAAAGGCCTCTTCGGACAGCTGTTGGAATCAATGACTGAGCGGACGGAAAAGCGGCTTGCCGATGTGCTCCCGCAAGCCATCGAGAAGGAACTCACGACCCGTATTCACTCGGCCGTGAAAAATGAACTGAACGGACAGC
It encodes:
- a CDS encoding DUF2779 domain-containing protein translates to MVEKIIDLPQDEIRKTPRLSKSKYISGLQCHKRLYLDIYQPYLATLPDAGTQAILDMGTDVGELARRRFPGGHLVAAGYRKTEAALAQTATLMADESVPAIFEAALMADGVLVRVDILERVRTEDGAPAAWRLIEVKSSTKVKDVHLDDLALQRHVLVGAGLNIVSCHLMRINTAYTYAGGEVDLNELFAIEELSSIVLERQVTVPDRISAMKAMLLASTAPVIDPDRHCFTPYECPFWAHCTSQKPARWIFHLPGAKQIASQLAEQGIVTIDAIPDGTKLSAVQRKVKENVEWMSEKLEAALKTVRLPVHHLDFETVMLAVPRFAGTRPYQALPVQWSNHIEQDSGELVHHEFLHTEGTDPRKSLAESLLNSLGSKGSICVYSSYEQSVIEQLAEFLPEQRTALKALVKRIWDLHPIVKEHYYHPEFGGSFSLKEVLPALVPSLRYDDLTIREGGQAASEYYKMVFVETDWIERAKIQEALLAYCKRDTLAMVELRRVLGEKAKGQARI
- a CDS encoding MATE family efflux transporter, with the protein product MASRIADIRKSVLTLALPVTVSSLLQRTEGIVAVFLVGGLGVIPIAAVGLGQLLAFIATTLVSGLSVGSNVIIAQLWGAKRQRDAGEAARHFLGISLAVSLVLATLGMTLNHVAMDLLGAEPGVIALAIPYSTIIFLVIPFTVLLQVLSSILQGTGDTRTPMYAMILVNLLHIGIAYPLVYGYWGLPALGVKGAAIAVGIAEAIGVAFLWRRSRPILHSSTHIRLDLIRTMWHVGAPVSGERIVQQAGILIYTKLVLLYGTVSYAAHQVGLSIESLSFLPGYGFAIAAATMVGQSIGAGKYTRAKLENWEANRLAIVIMASMGVVFFFFPYLLLRAFTTDDAVIELGTVFLKIVAVLQIPLALTMVIAGSLRGAGDTRFIMGATMVGMWGVRVPMALIVALWLHLSVFYVWMAMIADWTVRMALLLWRYRSERWKTIRVIKTARTV
- a CDS encoding 2-dehydropantoate 2-reductase, whose protein sequence is MKNILMVGAGSVGGFFGAHLAKNNPNVSFLLRPKTLAAVKQDGLTIRSASGTFTVRPQAASDVRDLPKPDLIILGVKAFDLDEVMMQIEPVLTDKTVILTLQNGIDTEDRIIARTTRDCVVGGVAFIYSKIAAPGVIDHYKKGAVAIGELMGHESDRLLKIKDLFTAAGIPCHLSKDIRRSKWEKMCWNCVFNPITVLIDDKVAKALDHPEMMRVIHQIVDEVAAVSAAVKVPLPADMAERVVKATQEIRDIHTSMYDDWKAGRQTEIGYLNGYIVQKGRELGIPTPVNEAMTAMIKTITEQDKKGAGVVRIDGAVVQAVSLDRATLRQLPAEHHVEDVSTVMPGMQGRAIKVKGLLDVPALAIEADHVTFHSLDGKYAATLTLQQARDFGLLLYELNGEPLPDGKGGPYRLITPGLDDLCANVKGVGRIEVRVGNGKDTRPPAEERTQC
- a CDS encoding SIR2 family NAD-dependent protein deacylase, translated to MSQHLLHEAHTRIVSAQAITILTGAGISADSGVPTFRGADGLWRNFRAEELATPEAFEQDPLLVWEWYNWRRELIVTKQPNDAHHAVAALESRVNDFWLITQNVDGLHRTAGSTKLSEIHGNIWMVRCMACGAVTENHQVPLPLLPHCGQCGGLLRPHIVWFGESLQEEDLARCAKQLQICDVLLVIGTSGVVYPAAGFASIAKEAGAYVIEVNLDPTPQSDLVDIALHGRAKELVPLLLQASE
- a CDS encoding HAD-IA family hydrolase; this translates as MASYQVIFFDAAQTLFHINGSVAEIYLQYAVRHGFRQTPTSLASITQAFSRAFKDASPPVFAPTEPAALKQSERLWWFDIVHNVFYRVGMFEGFDEFFEEVFQVFGDPKTWKLYPETEVVLRQLKAQGLELGIISNFDSRLFPVLRGLGIEQFFDTITISSLSQAAKPAPKIFNLALEKHAVDPGDAVHVGDSLKEDVEGATKAGLTSVLIDRSEAEVAPGIHRIRSLEQLQPLLTRL
- a CDS encoding response regulator; this encodes MSSSIFIIDSSPAVRRMVEQISTPEGFDVVGFQDGPAALEAARRISPALIIADYHLDNITFSGFCKEVNRLDNLSETYLISLVNPADRPDESLLKTLGVKAFLNKPFQSEDLLDVIKSLQQQTQPQQNGNRLKRRVWPPDSTSTDTDDDDAVMDQLDVADEQEDLTMAHPPESTTTTKAAPVAAGPEEAMKGLFGQLLESMTERTEKRLADVLPQAIEKELTTRIHSAVKNELNGQLGEILSQEQLATIVHPLLVQELPSFIKQEMAASEGLIRQAVSDIAIPVIKDVLDQSVRELAEASVRKQLPEVVREHLGSIDLLVKEEIRQATLKHAPLIADDIVRATAEQTVEQAVQRIVPELAEQHIKAELTRLTETE